Proteins from one Candidatus Curtissbacteria bacterium genomic window:
- a CDS encoding GIY-YIG nuclease family protein has product MYYFYILRCSDNSLYCGMTSNLEKRLKEHNSSTSRGAKYLRAKKPVSLVYSETFANIQSAMSREFKVKKWTKVKKEALISSD; this is encoded by the coding sequence ATGTACTACTTCTACATTCTCCGTTGTTCCGATAATTCCCTTTACTGTGGGATGACGTCAAATCTTGAAAAGAGGTTAAAAGAACACAATTCCAGTACTTCGCGAGGGGCAAAATATTTAAGAGCCAAAAAGCCCGTGAGTTTAGTCTATTCTGAAACTTTTGCCAATATTCAATCCGCAATGAGTAGAGAATTTAAAGTCAAGAAATGGACTAAGGTTAAAAAAGAAGCGTTGATATCGTCCGATTAA